The following proteins are encoded in a genomic region of Enoplosus armatus isolate fEnoArm2 chromosome 11, fEnoArm2.hap1, whole genome shotgun sequence:
- the nepro gene encoding nucleolus and neural progenitor protein, giving the protein MAGEPWNRVNIPFPGAVSIVRIHFSSTTDAKVKTLLVENEKVLKLLRSEILQTEIRVLYELLYILNNSSKGNKTFKGLKQVEQCINRLKSMKLDVALQELTELCPTKIQRGLSIKAAECDVPSQPMLEWLCLKVLGAAQLMSCTLNRCSRAFSLSKQQMKWEEFIILNMVITSMLSRLWVIFRGILFSVSTLYQWLLVLLREVANAQPMSFLTDFSLPADMAQFLGPSDAFLLPAHDPAHKKQPQSRKKASVKVKSQGGTRKVKEDLGVAVERGIVLDTDLKPFLKVFRNFTESKSFPQETHKAEEKQKFKKQVREATTFADMATHLEEMILWCRSQKMEKEKCLLSFLRLKCQRMKCLEAAGYNVQRTLRTFRQEACWASTPEGSVPRTCRSSAATRRNAHRRARFHSLRSRFKSSAVRTGVKKKQLKRRRKRTELSVSGLSGDDQINRTTYQATPQTTDCDIQDDIDDIFGAVGL; this is encoded by the exons ATGGCAGGAGAGCCGTGGAACAGGGTAAACATTCCCTTTCCTGGTGCCGTTTCTATTGTCCGTATACATTTCAGCTCAACAACAG aTGCTAAGGTTAAAACCCTGTTGGTGGAAAATGAGAAGGTGCTTAAGCTACTTCGCAGTGAGATTCTTCAAACGGAGATACGAGTTCTCTACGAGCTGCTGTACATCCTAAATAACAGCTCCAAAGGCAACAAGACGTTCAAAGGCTTAAAGCAG GTAGAACAATGCATAAACAGGCTGAAGAGCATGAAGCTTGATGTTGCTCTTCAGGAGCTGACAGAGCTGTGTCCCACTAAAATCCAAAG aggaCTGAGCATCAAGGCTGCTGAGTGTGATGTCCCCAGTCAACCCATGCTGGAGTGGCTCTGTCTCAAAGTGCTGGGAGCCGCCCAGCTGATGAGCTGCACATTGAATCGCTGCAGCAGAGCTTTCTC ACTCTCGAAGCAGCAGATGAAATGGGAGgagtttattattttgaatatgGTGATAACCAGCATGCTCAGTCGTCTCTG GGTAATTTTCCGCGGTATCCTGTTCAGCGTGTCCACTCTGTATCAGTGGCTCCTGGTGCTCCTCAGAGAAGTAGCCAACGCCCAGCCCATGTCCTTCCTCACAGACTTCTCCCTGCCAGCAGATATGGCTCAGTTCCTGGGTCCCTCTGATGCTTTTTTACTGCCAGCACACGATCCAGCTCACAAGAAGCAGCCGCAGAGTCGGAAGAAAGCCTCCGTTAAAGTCAAGAGCCAGGGAGGGACGAGGAAGGTTAAAGAAGACTTGGGTGTTGCTGTTGAAAGAG gtatAGTTCTTGACACTGACCTGAAGCCTTTCCTGAAGGTTTTCAGGAACTTTACAGAG AGCAAATCCTTCCcgcaggaaacacacaaggctgaggagaaacaaaagtTCAAGAAACAAGTGAGAGAGGCTACTACTTTCGCAGACATGGCCACCCATCTGGAAGAAATGATTCTGTGGTGCAGATCCcagaaaatggaaaaggaaaaatgccTCTTAAGCTTCCTGCGTTTAAAGTGCCAAAGGATGAAATGCCTAGAGGCAGCAGGTTACAA TGTCCAGAGGACGTTGCGGACCTTCAGACAGGAAGCTTGCTGGGCTTCAACTCCTGAAGGGTCAGTGCCAAGAACCTGTCGTTCCTCTGCTGCAACAAGGAGGAATGCTCACCGGAGAGCGCGTTTTCACTCACTCAGGAGTCGATTTAAGTCTTCAGCAGTAAGAACCGGTGTCAAAAAGAAACAGCTGAAGAGACGAAGGAAGAGAACAGAGTTATCAGTGTCTGGACTGTCAGGGGACGACCAAATAAACAGGACCACATACCAGGCGACACCTCAGACCACCGACTGTGACATCCAGGATGACATAGATGATATATTTGGCGCTGTAGGTTTGTGA